In Streptomyces sp. NBC_00878, a single window of DNA contains:
- a CDS encoding hydroxymethylglutaryl-CoA lyase translates to MTTPELGLPMAVPAEGLPARVRIHEVGARDGLQNEKATVPTETKAEFVRRLADAGLTTIEATSFVHPKWVPQLADAEQLFPLVRDLGDLSGTALPVLVPNERGLDRALALGATRIAVFASATESFAKANLNRTVDEALAMFEPVVRRAKAQDAHVRGYLSMCFGDPWEGPVPVPQVVRVCRALLDMGCDELSLGDTIGVATPGHVGRLLTALNEEGVSTPSLGVHFHDTYGQALSNTLAALQHGVTTVDASAGGLGGCPYAKSATGNLATEDLVWMLTGLGIDTGVDLDRLTATSVWMAEQLGRPSPSRTVRALSHQE, encoded by the coding sequence ATGACCACTCCCGAACTCGGCCTGCCCATGGCCGTACCGGCCGAGGGGCTCCCGGCCCGCGTCCGTATCCACGAGGTCGGCGCCCGCGACGGACTGCAGAACGAGAAGGCCACCGTCCCGACGGAGACCAAGGCGGAGTTCGTACGGCGGCTGGCCGACGCGGGCCTCACCACCATCGAGGCGACCAGCTTCGTCCACCCCAAGTGGGTGCCCCAACTGGCCGACGCGGAGCAGCTGTTCCCCCTCGTCCGCGACCTGGGCGACCTCTCCGGCACGGCCCTCCCCGTCCTCGTACCGAACGAACGGGGCCTGGACCGGGCCCTGGCCCTCGGCGCGACCCGTATCGCGGTCTTCGCCAGTGCCACGGAGTCCTTCGCCAAGGCCAATCTCAACCGGACCGTGGACGAGGCACTGGCGATGTTCGAGCCGGTGGTCCGGCGGGCCAAGGCGCAGGACGCCCACGTGCGCGGCTATCTGTCGATGTGCTTCGGCGATCCGTGGGAGGGGCCGGTACCTGTCCCCCAGGTCGTACGAGTCTGCCGTGCGCTCCTCGACATGGGCTGCGACGAGCTGAGCCTGGGCGACACGATCGGCGTGGCGACCCCGGGGCATGTGGGCCGACTCCTCACCGCGCTCAACGAAGAAGGCGTATCCACGCCCTCCCTCGGCGTGCACTTCCACGACACGTACGGCCAGGCCCTGTCCAACACCCTGGCCGCGCTCCAGCACGGCGTCACGACCGTGGACGCGTCCGCGGGCGGCCTCGGCGGCTGTCCGTACGCGAAGAGCGCCACCGGCAACCTCGCCACCGAAGACCTCGTGTGGATGCTGACGGGCCTCGGCATCGACACCGGAGTCGACCTCGACCGACTCACCGCCACAAGCGTGTGGATGGCCGAACAACTGGGCCGACCCAGCCCGTCCCGCACCGTCCGCGCCCTCTCCCACCAGGAGTGA